The Thermogemmatispora onikobensis genome contains the following window.
AGTATCCAGCCCCACCTGTCACCGTCACCGTGCCGCCGGCCTCGGGCAGCCAGACCGTTCCAATGGGGACATCGTTCAGATAGAGAGTCAGCAGCATGGCATAGCCGGGGCGATAGGTGTAGGAGGTAAAGACCCACTGGTGCGTCCCAGCATCCAGATAGTACTCGTCGCTGCGTGTCGCTGCCGCAAAACTATAGCCAAAGCTATAGTGCTGGTCGGGGCTATTATAATAGAGACGTGAACGAAGAACAGGCAGCTGAGCCCGCGTCGCCGTCGCTGGCTTATGGGCCAGGGCTGCGGCCTGGGCATGAGCTGGCAACAAAAGCCAGCAGGAGACAACCATCGTCAGGGCAACACTCAAGGCAAGAACCCAGCGTTTCATCAACTGCACTCCTTTCCAGCATTCCCAGCTAGCTTGCGGTATCTGCCAGAGCTTGTAGCCCCTGCTGAACAGAGAACTACTAGTGTAATTATAACATATCTTTACAAACTAACAAAGTGATTTACATCTATTTATCGATATAGAATCTCCTGACAAGCTATTACGCAAGTCGTCAGCAAGACGGCCTGGGGGGCACTGCTCGAGGGGGGGAGATGGCAGCAGCCTAGCGGCTGCTGCCGCTAAGCTCCTGGAAGGTCTCAGGAGCGAAGCTGCTCCTGTCGGTCCCCTCTTCGGTGGTGGGGTGGGGGGAGAACTGAGTAGGCTCCTGCTCGCGGTGGGGAAGGAAGCGGGCGCCGCTCAGTACCAGCACCTCGCACGGGGCATGCTTCAGCACATACTCGACAGCGGGATCAATCTGCTGCAAGCTGCCGCGTACTCGCACGGGGCAGTTGGCCACAATGATCAGGTCGGCGGCGATCTGGGTCGCCTCATAAACAATGGCAGAGCCAGCCTGTCGCGCCTTGAGCACCCGCACCGTGAGCGCTGAGGGCATCTGGCGGGCCACCGAGCGCGCCCGCTCGACCAGAGCCTGGACGCGCTCCTCCTCTGTCCCCAGGGTGGCATCCAGGGGCAGCATAAAGGGCACCTCAATCACAGCCAGCGCCCAGACGCTTCCATTGCGATGGCGGGCCATCTGCAGGGCCAGAGCCAGGGCGCGATCGCTCTCCTCACTACAGTGCAGCAGCGGCACCAGAATCCGTGTCATCTTATTCAGCGAGCGCACGGCCCGGCTAGCGGTACGGCTTAGCTCAGTCTCTGGGGGCAAGTGAAGCATCCAGCCGAGAACCCCTATGATCGAGGCAGCAAAGAGGAGCGCAATGGCTACCCCGGTGGGAGTAACCAAGAGCGGATTCGTTGGCGTGGCTACCAGCGTCACCAGCATCATGGCTCACCTCCTCTCCGTTGGCGGGCGTGAGCCAGGCGCCGGGGAGGGAGCAGCTGGAGGCGCACCATACCCAGCGCCACAAAGGCCAGGCCCAACAGCACCAGCGTCCAGCTCTGCCAGCCCAGCCAGAGTGCCCGCAAACTAATAATGAGGCCCAGAGGAATAATGAGAACGCTCACCACCTGGCGATAGCGTCCTTGCCAGTCGCGGCTG
Protein-coding sequences here:
- a CDS encoding universal stress protein, with product MMLVTLVATPTNPLLVTPTGVAIALLFAASIIGVLGWMLHLPPETELSRTASRAVRSLNKMTRILVPLLHCSEESDRALALALQMARHRNGSVWALAVIEVPFMLPLDATLGTEEERVQALVERARSVARQMPSALTVRVLKARQAGSAIVYEATQIAADLIIVANCPVRVRGSLQQIDPAVEYVLKHAPCEVLVLSGARFLPHREQEPTQFSPHPTTEEGTDRSSFAPETFQELSGSSR